A genome region from Triticum aestivum cultivar Chinese Spring chromosome 2B, IWGSC CS RefSeq v2.1, whole genome shotgun sequence includes the following:
- the LOC123042179 gene encoding BTB/POZ and MATH domain-containing protein 1-like → MAQNGAAAVGHGEGLQLRETWSRCVTEGATHDFEVTNYPLLEGMGTYITSSTFRVGGYDWNIRFYPDGHTKDSEKALVFLFCLSSLTKDVRAKLTITLLDKGGKVELLTTPDAVERIFSPEKVYFGVFVEKSKLKSCPRLLTIRCVLIVIKEPPPEECPRNLVVVPPPELSGRLERTRKDGKGTDVTFLVGGREFSAHTFMLAAQSPIFDAQFFGPMADKDTRCIEVPDMEPAIFEMLLHFIYTDSLPPCNEEGYDAATMQHLLVAAHRYRLDRLKVMCEEKLSKSINVQTVTSTLAVADQHFCEGLKDACVEFLSEPRIAAIVWLRNGFTRCMAKLESGDKEVSAAGTK, encoded by the coding sequence ATGGCTCAGAACGGGGCCGCTGCCGTTGGCCACGGAGAAGGCCTCCAACTACGGGAGACTTGGTCGAGGTGCGTCACGGAGGGCGCGACACATGATTTCGAGGTGACCAACTACCCTCTGCTTGAGGGCATGGGCACGTACATCACCTCAAGCACGTTCAGGGTCGGCGGCTACGATTGGAATATCAGGTTCTACCCGGACGGACACACCAAGGACTCTGAAAAAGCGTTAGTATTCTTGTTTTGTCTCAGCTCATTGACGAAGGATGTGAGGGCAAAGCTCACCATAACCTTGCTGGATAAGGGAGGGAAAGTGGAATTGCTGACCACCCCGGACGCGGTGGAGAGAATCTTTTCTCCGGAAAAGGTTTACTTTGGTGTTTTCGTCGAGAAATCGAAGCTGAAATCGTGCCCTCGCCTCCTGACAATAAGGTGCGTTCTCATCGTGATCAAAGAACCACCCCCGGAGGAGTGCCCAAGGAATCTCGTCGTGGTTCCTCCGCCGGAGCTGTCCGGCCGCCTCGAGCGCACCCGTAAAGACGGGAAGGGCACCGACGTCACGTTCCTCGTGGGTGGCAGGGAGTTCAGCGCGCATACGTTCATGCTGGCTGCGCAATCGCCGATTTTCGATGCTCAGTTCTTTGGCCCGATGGCGGATAAGGACACGCGGTGCATAGAGGTTCCCGACATGGAGCCTGCCATCTTCGAGATGCTTCTTCACTTCATCTACACGGATTCGCTGCCCCCATGTAACGAGGAAGGTTACGATGCTGCTACCATGCAGCACTTGCTAGTCGCAGCACACCGGTATAGGCTGGACAGGCTTAAGGTGATGTGTGAGGAGAAGCTATCCAAAAGCATCAACGTGCAGACCGTTACAAGTACATTGGCAGTTGCAGATCAGCACTTCTGCGAGGGGCTCAAAGATGCTTGTGTGGAGTTTCTTTCTGAGCCGAGAATAGCGGCAATTGTCTGGTTAAGAAACGGGTTCACACGCTGCATGGCAAAGCTGGAATCGGGGGACAAGGAGGTATCTGCCGCGGGGACGAAGTAA